In Flavobacterium sp. CBA20B-1, one DNA window encodes the following:
- a CDS encoding metallophosphoesterase family protein, producing MKVLHTADWHLGKRLDGFSRFEEQIDVMNEIFEIADREKVDLVLIAGDLFDAFNPAVEAVDLFYKTLKRLTNNAKRPVIAIAGNHDSPDRINAPDPLARECGIILIGYPNEKVNLFELDHFKITKSVEGFIELKINHIEFPIRIIHTPYANEIRLKQYFGEEKEEQLNSVLKDQWTKIADEFCDEKGVNILLSHLYMNKRGTTILEEPEGEKPIKIGTADMVYSDCIPPQIQYTALGHLHAFNNIGTAEKPVVYSSSPLCYSFSEAGQTKYVSIINAQPNQEVNFTKIELTKGKALVRKTFQLVDDAVNWLVQNPDTLVELTMETDTFLTTEERKAIFQAHAGIVHLIPKVKNGYVNEISAKEINLNQDIKHLFKDYFKSKNAQQEPNNELMDLFNEILNN from the coding sequence ATGAAAGTATTGCACACCGCCGATTGGCATTTAGGAAAGCGTTTAGATGGTTTTTCGCGATTTGAAGAGCAGATTGATGTAATGAACGAAATCTTTGAAATTGCCGATCGCGAAAAGGTGGATTTGGTTTTAATTGCTGGCGATTTGTTCGATGCTTTTAATCCGGCGGTTGAAGCGGTTGATTTATTCTACAAAACCCTGAAACGACTTACAAATAATGCAAAACGCCCGGTAATTGCCATTGCCGGCAATCATGATTCGCCCGATCGCATTAATGCACCCGATCCTTTAGCTCGTGAATGCGGAATAATTTTAATTGGTTATCCAAACGAAAAGGTCAATTTGTTTGAATTGGATCATTTTAAAATCACAAAATCTGTAGAAGGATTTATTGAACTAAAAATAAATCATATCGAATTTCCCATTCGAATCATTCATACGCCGTATGCCAACGAAATCCGCTTAAAACAATATTTTGGCGAAGAAAAAGAAGAACAATTAAACAGTGTTTTAAAAGATCAATGGACCAAGATTGCCGATGAATTTTGTGATGAAAAAGGCGTAAACATTTTGCTTTCGCATTTATACATGAATAAGCGCGGCACAACAATTTTAGAAGAACCTGAAGGCGAAAAACCCATTAAAATTGGTACTGCAGATATGGTTTATTCAGATTGTATTCCGCCGCAAATTCAATATACCGCTTTGGGTCATTTGCATGCCTTTAACAACATTGGTACTGCCGAAAAACCGGTTGTTTATTCGTCGTCGCCTTTGTGTTACAGTTTTAGCGAAGCTGGTCAAACCAAATATGTATCCATCATTAATGCGCAACCAAATCAAGAGGTGAATTTTACGAAAATAGAACTTACCAAAGGAAAAGCATTGGTTCGTAAAACCTTTCAACTGGTTGATGATGCGGTAAATTGGTTGGTTCAAAATCCAGATACCTTGGTAGAGTTGACCATGGAAACCGATACTTTTTTAACAACAGAAGAGCGAAAAGCCATTTTTCAGGCACATGCGGGTATTGTACATTTAATTCCGAAGGTAAAAAATGGGTATGTTAATGAAATTTCAGCAAAAGAAATCAACCTCAATCAGGATATTAAACATCTTTTTAAAGATTATTTTAAATCTAAAAATGCCCAACAAGAACCCAATAATGAATTAATGGATTTGTTTAACGAAATTTTGAATAATTAA
- a CDS encoding AAA family ATPase — protein MIPIKLTIEGLYSYQKRQTIDFENLINAGLFGIFGSVGSGKSSILEAITFALYGETERLNKQDKRAYNMMNLKSSTAFIAFDFYNYEDKIFRVTREFKRNSKRFDDIKSPTVVFYEWINDHWIPLNHSNAQVIVGLSYDNFKRTIIIPQGKFKEFIELGAKDRTQMMKEIFKLHRFDLADKVSVLNSKNLTELNQLEGKLSGYDEVSEENIAVLKDKLASETEIANEKQTIFKTINDKLQHLKSLKTDFESLQNKKKQFAELTNQKPEIDQKKTQLEVYERVNKTFNQLLIDGKKNEKDIEQQSNLLLKEKSLLQNSEAELLQIEAAITEIKPYVDDLPNKRLQENDLDFIAKILKFSTDVVELKNRTVNGEVKVREVEQTVQKIHQTIKETEKEIIDLTENQIETDVLIHIGDWFSKKQHLVKELNLQQEKSNQLRSEIQLIEKELISDKIDISTFENDVKIVNDTFSQQKKELNAKMQSFQVQQELAHFAHNLHSGEACPLCGSLEHPEILTLNDVTLHINDVQNEINLMEEKQNNAVEFANKIRQKIQKFSMLQEQFSSENNRLEDLKNQIVQHNTTFIWTDFNADDFEDFQQKKQVSIDVTKQIELKNKFISEQRISLESQQETVEKYRKALEKFKLEEAEKQAQINQNLSNLKVLAFTDFTAFSVEEIEQKLRDLKAFNQKTENDFTLFNQQFHQLNTQIQVQKNSIASTEKQLFDLNKNLAELNDLFNKNLVDQNIENKEKVVEILDLNWNVEAVRKEIEDFTIAYEILKNQIQELEAKLKDEFFNENDYLQLEKAFETADFELKIATENVTKTNAEISRLTEAFHQKKELLTALDQLKKRAENLKTMGNLFKAAGFVQYVSSIYLKQLCENANVRFRKMTRNQLSLQVNETNDFEVIDYLNEGRTRSVKTLSGGQSFQVSLSLALALAESVQTNSLANKNFFFIDEGFGTQDAESVNIVFETLNNLHKENRIVGIISHVEELKERIPIALQITKSAENGSEIAVL, from the coding sequence ATGATCCCCATTAAACTTACCATAGAAGGTTTGTATTCGTATCAAAAAAGACAAACCATTGATTTTGAAAACCTGATAAATGCGGGTTTGTTCGGTATTTTTGGATCGGTGGGTTCGGGTAAATCATCTATTTTAGAAGCCATTACGTTTGCTTTGTACGGCGAAACCGAACGTTTAAACAAGCAAGACAAACGTGCATATAACATGATGAATTTAAAATCTAGCACGGCGTTTATTGCGTTTGATTTTTATAATTACGAAGACAAAATATTTCGGGTAACACGCGAATTTAAACGAAATTCTAAACGATTTGACGATATTAAATCGCCAACCGTTGTTTTTTATGAATGGATAAACGACCATTGGATTCCGTTAAATCATAGCAATGCACAAGTAATTGTTGGGTTGAGTTACGATAATTTTAAACGAACAATCATCATTCCGCAAGGCAAGTTTAAAGAGTTTATTGAATTGGGTGCAAAAGACAGAACCCAAATGATGAAAGAGATTTTTAAACTGCATCGATTTGATTTAGCTGATAAAGTTTCGGTTTTAAACAGTAAAAATCTAACGGAATTAAATCAACTAGAAGGAAAATTGTCGGGTTACGATGAAGTTTCCGAAGAAAACATTGCTGTTCTAAAAGATAAACTTGCCAGTGAAACTGAAATTGCAAATGAAAAGCAAACGATTTTTAAAACGATTAACGATAAATTACAGCATTTAAAATCGTTAAAAACCGATTTTGAATCGTTGCAAAACAAGAAAAAACAGTTTGCAGAACTGACGAATCAAAAACCGGAAATCGATCAAAAGAAAACGCAACTGGAGGTTTACGAACGTGTTAATAAAACGTTTAATCAGCTGTTGATTGATGGTAAAAAAAATGAAAAGGATATTGAACAGCAATCAAATCTGTTGCTAAAAGAAAAATCACTTTTGCAAAATTCAGAAGCAGAATTGCTTCAAATTGAAGCGGCAATTACCGAAATAAAACCTTATGTTGATGATTTGCCCAACAAGCGTTTACAGGAAAACGATTTAGATTTTATTGCTAAAATTCTTAAGTTTTCAACTGATGTTGTGGAACTAAAAAACCGAACAGTTAATGGCGAAGTGAAGGTTCGTGAAGTGGAACAAACAGTTCAAAAAATACATCAAACCATAAAAGAAACCGAAAAAGAAATAATTGATCTTACTGAAAATCAGATTGAAACCGATGTTTTAATCCATATAGGTGATTGGTTTAGCAAAAAGCAACATTTAGTAAAAGAACTGAATCTGCAACAAGAAAAAAGCAATCAATTAAGAAGCGAAATTCAATTAATTGAAAAGGAATTAATCAGTGATAAAATTGATATCTCTACTTTTGAAAATGATGTAAAAATTGTAAACGATACTTTTTCGCAACAAAAAAAGGAATTGAATGCTAAAATGCAATCGTTTCAAGTGCAGCAAGAGTTGGCACATTTTGCGCACAACTTGCACAGCGGCGAGGCGTGTCCGCTTTGTGGTTCGTTGGAACATCCCGAGATTTTAACGTTGAACGATGTTACTTTACATATAAATGATGTTCAGAACGAAATAAATTTAATGGAAGAAAAGCAGAATAATGCTGTAGAATTCGCGAATAAAATCCGACAAAAAATTCAGAAGTTTTCCATGCTTCAAGAGCAATTTTCTAGCGAGAATAATCGTTTAGAAGATTTAAAAAATCAGATTGTTCAGCATAACACTACTTTTATTTGGACAGATTTTAATGCAGATGACTTTGAAGATTTTCAACAGAAAAAACAAGTTTCGATTGATGTAACCAAACAAATCGAACTTAAAAACAAATTCATTTCAGAACAAAGAATAAGTTTAGAAAGTCAGCAGGAAACAGTAGAAAAATATAGAAAAGCTTTAGAAAAATTCAAGTTAGAAGAAGCAGAAAAACAAGCACAAATCAATCAAAATTTAAGCAATTTAAAAGTGCTTGCTTTTACAGATTTTACTGCGTTTTCTGTTGAAGAAATAGAACAAAAATTACGAGATTTAAAAGCGTTTAATCAAAAAACAGAAAATGATTTTACTTTGTTCAATCAGCAGTTTCATCAGTTAAACACGCAAATTCAGGTTCAAAAAAACTCAATTGCATCAACTGAAAAACAATTGTTCGATTTGAATAAAAATCTAGCGGAATTAAATGATTTGTTCAATAAGAATTTAGTCGATCAAAACATTGAAAACAAAGAAAAAGTTGTTGAAATACTTGATTTGAATTGGAATGTAGAAGCAGTTCGAAAAGAAATTGAAGATTTTACCATTGCATATGAAATACTGAAAAATCAAATTCAGGAATTAGAAGCAAAGTTAAAAGACGAATTTTTCAATGAAAACGACTATCTGCAACTCGAAAAGGCGTTTGAAACTGCAGATTTTGAATTAAAAATCGCAACCGAAAATGTTACTAAAACCAATGCGGAAATTAGTCGTTTAACCGAAGCGTTCCATCAGAAAAAGGAATTGTTAACAGCATTAGATCAACTTAAAAAACGAGCAGAAAACTTAAAAACCATGGGCAATTTGTTTAAAGCTGCAGGGTTTGTTCAATATGTATCGTCGATTTATTTGAAACAATTGTGCGAAAATGCCAATGTGCGTTTCCGTAAAATGACGCGAAACCAATTGAGTTTACAGGTTAACGAAACAAACGATTTTGAAGTGATTGATTATTTAAACGAAGGCAGAACGCGCAGTGTGAAAACACTTTCAGGCGGACAATCGTTTCAAGTTTCGTTGAGTTTAGCGTTGGCGTTGGCAGAAAGCGTTCAGACTAATTCTTTAGCAAATAAAAACTTTTTCTTTATCGATGAAGGTTTTGGAACGCAAGATGCCGAATCGGTGAATATTGTGTTTGAAACGCTGAATAACCTGCACAAAGAAAATCGTATTGTGGGGATTATTTCGCACGTTGAAGAGCTGAAAGAACGCATTCCTATTGCTTTGCAAATCACAAAATCTGCTGAAAACGGCAGCGAGATTGCAGTTTTGTGA
- a CDS encoding TolC family protein: MKILSKIIIAICVFWTGNSFAQKKWTLDECVRHAMENNVSIKQIELDNQLANIDEKDAYGSFLPTLNASASHSWNIGLNTNITTGLLENQTTQFTSVGATAGVDLFRGLQNQNRFRRSKLAVISSQYQHLKMEEDVALNVVNAYLQILFNKENIKVQKQQFSADSLQLVRSQALVDAGMIPSGDLYDMKATLATGKQRIIQAEYALLVSKMSLAQLLQMEDFKAFDIADVEYEFQPNSIFFETPESIYQQAKQERTELKIAENNVKIAEKDVDIAKGARLPSLVGFYSFSSRVSYANVPNGLGGVMAPPPFFEQLDMFKGHNFGLQLNIPIFNGFSARNNIERTKVNLEKSRLALEQTELDLERNIYTAYADAKGALETYLATREMLKSREEAFRYTQERYENGMATAFDYNQSQTLLVNTQSDLLRTKYDYLFRTRILEFYFGIPIIPNDSE; encoded by the coding sequence ATGAAAATACTATCAAAAATAATTATTGCAATTTGTGTATTTTGGACAGGAAATTCGTTTGCCCAAAAAAAATGGACGTTAGACGAATGCGTAAGGCACGCCATGGAAAACAACGTGTCTATTAAACAAATTGAATTAGACAACCAGCTGGCAAATATTGATGAAAAAGATGCTTATGGAAGTTTTTTACCCACCTTAAACGCCTCAGCATCCCATTCATGGAACATTGGTTTAAACACAAACATCACCACGGGTTTGCTAGAAAACCAAACTACCCAGTTTACGTCGGTTGGTGCCACAGCTGGTGTTGACCTTTTTCGTGGATTGCAAAATCAAAACCGCTTTCGCAGATCAAAATTGGCTGTGATTTCCTCGCAATACCAACATTTAAAAATGGAAGAAGATGTGGCTTTAAACGTGGTAAATGCGTATTTGCAGATATTGTTTAACAAAGAAAATATTAAAGTTCAAAAGCAACAATTCAGTGCCGATAGTTTGCAATTGGTGCGTTCGCAAGCTTTGGTTGATGCAGGAATGATTCCCAGTGGCGATTTATATGATATGAAAGCAACTTTAGCCACCGGAAAACAGCGAATCATCCAAGCAGAATATGCGTTATTGGTTTCTAAAATGAGTTTGGCACAACTGCTGCAAATGGAAGATTTTAAAGCGTTTGATATTGCCGATGTGGAATATGAATTTCAACCCAATTCTATTTTCTTTGAAACGCCCGAATCGATCTATCAACAGGCAAAACAAGAACGTACCGAACTAAAAATTGCCGAAAACAATGTGAAAATTGCCGAAAAAGATGTTGACATTGCCAAAGGTGCTCGCTTGCCTTCATTGGTTGGTTTTTATAGCTTCAGTTCACGTGTTTCCTATGCCAATGTGCCCAATGGATTAGGCGGCGTGATGGCACCACCACCATTTTTTGAACAATTAGATATGTTTAAAGGTCATAATTTTGGTCTGCAACTGAATATTCCTATTTTCAATGGATTTTCGGCGCGAAACAATATAGAACGAACAAAAGTAAACCTTGAAAAATCGCGTTTGGCTTTAGAACAAACCGAATTAGATTTAGAGCGAAACATTTATACTGCTTATGCCGATGCAAAAGGTGCGTTAGAAACCTATCTAGCAACCCGAGAAATGCTTAAATCGCGCGAGGAGGCATTTCGCTATACACAAGAACGCTACGAAAATGGTATGGCAACAGCTTTTGATTACAACCAATCGCAAACGCTTTTGGTGAACACACAATCTGATTTATTACGCACCAAATACGACTATTTATTTCGCACCCGTATATTAGAATTTTACTTTGGAATTCCAATCATACCAAATGACTCAGAATAA
- a CDS encoding efflux RND transporter periplasmic adaptor subunit: MKKGCTISILVFLAIAFAGALFWLYQKNAQPPVVYETEKAEIRSISKSTVATGNINPKEEVLIKPNISGIIEEVYVEAGDYIKNGDLIAKIKVVPNVSSLNSANNQIQTAKIDLENQKRIYERQKTLFNKGVISANDFDNAETAYKQAQQSYSATVQNAEIIRTGTTKGMSNIAQTLIRSTVSGMVLDVPVKKGNQVIEANNFNEGTTIASLADVSNMIFEGKLDESEVGKIKLGLPLEITVGAIENKKFDAVLDYIAPKGVNENGAMQFPIKGTLVNKDTTFIRSGLSANASIILSKADDVLAIKEGLVQYDEKTKKSFVEVMVADQKFERRNVELGVSDGIYVQIKKGITKNDKIKVWNQVKK, encoded by the coding sequence ATGAAAAAAGGTTGTACCATTTCCATTTTAGTTTTTTTAGCAATAGCTTTTGCAGGTGCATTATTTTGGTTGTATCAAAAAAACGCACAACCGCCAGTGGTGTATGAAACCGAAAAAGCCGAAATACGCTCTATCTCTAAAAGTACAGTTGCCACTGGAAACATCAACCCAAAAGAAGAAGTGTTGATTAAACCAAACATATCCGGAATTATAGAAGAAGTATATGTAGAAGCTGGTGACTATATTAAAAATGGCGATTTAATTGCAAAAATTAAAGTAGTACCCAATGTATCAAGCTTAAACTCGGCAAACAATCAAATTCAAACAGCAAAAATCGATTTAGAAAATCAAAAAAGAATCTACGAGCGCCAAAAAACCTTGTTTAATAAAGGGGTTATTTCTGCAAATGATTTCGATAATGCCGAAACAGCTTATAAACAAGCCCAACAATCGTATAGCGCTACTGTTCAAAATGCAGAAATCATTCGAACAGGAACCACCAAAGGTATGAGCAATATTGCACAAACCTTAATTAGATCAACTGTTTCGGGTATGGTGCTTGATGTGCCTGTTAAAAAAGGAAATCAAGTAATAGAAGCGAACAATTTCAACGAAGGAACCACCATTGCAAGTTTGGCAGATGTGAGCAACATGATTTTTGAAGGAAAATTAGACGAATCGGAAGTAGGTAAAATCAAATTAGGACTTCCACTAGAAATTACGGTGGGTGCCATTGAAAATAAAAAGTTTGATGCAGTTTTAGATTATATTGCTCCAAAAGGCGTGAATGAAAACGGGGCAATGCAGTTTCCCATAAAAGGTACTTTGGTTAATAAAGACACGACTTTTATTCGTTCTGGATTAAGTGCAAATGCTTCGATTATCCTATCAAAGGCAGATGATGTGTTGGCAATTAAAGAAGGTTTGGTGCAATACGATGAGAAAACCAAAAAATCATTTGTGGAAGTTATGGTTGCAGATCAAAAATTTGAACGTAGAAATGTAGAATTAGGAGTGAGCGATGGCATTTATGTGCAAATTAAGAAAGGAATCACCAAAAACGATAAAATAAAAGTCTGGAATCAGGTTAAAAAGTAG
- a CDS encoding ABC transporter permease, producing the protein MFNRDKWNEIIEALSANPFRTLITAFGVFWGIFILVILLSASQGLQNGIKRQMGGLSTNTMFMWTQATSKPFKGLPQGRNFNFKNGDVDAIKRNINGLLYVSPRNQLGGFRGSNNVVRGTKTGAYNVYGDYPEFILQQPMDILKGRFINYGDIANKRKVTVIGEGVIRELYEPGEEVLGSYIKVQGVNFLVVGIYKSISNMGGDAEESQKQLFMPFTTFQQAFNYGDVVGWMAITADDQTPITDIKATIFDLLKNRHTIDPADERAIGHFDLYQEFKKINGLFSILTAVSYIVGIFILGSGIIGIVNIMLIIVKERTQEIGIRRALGATPAVIIKQILTESVVLSLIAGMAGIIFASVVLALINLGLENAPNSDQIPIVNPSVHLGVVVIALLILVVAGLLAGLIPAITAIKVKPIDALRTE; encoded by the coding sequence ATGTTTAACCGAGATAAATGGAATGAAATCATTGAGGCGCTTTCAGCCAACCCTTTTAGAACACTCATCACAGCGTTTGGTGTGTTTTGGGGTATTTTTATTTTGGTAATTCTGCTTTCTGCAAGTCAGGGTTTGCAAAATGGGATCAAAAGGCAAATGGGTGGTTTATCTACCAACACCATGTTTATGTGGACACAAGCTACATCAAAACCTTTTAAAGGCTTGCCGCAAGGCAGAAATTTCAACTTTAAAAACGGTGATGTGGATGCTATTAAAAGAAATATCAATGGGCTGCTCTATGTTTCTCCCCGCAACCAGTTAGGAGGGTTTAGAGGAAGCAACAACGTTGTTCGCGGCACTAAAACAGGTGCTTATAACGTGTATGGTGATTACCCAGAGTTTATTTTGCAACAACCAATGGACATTCTTAAAGGGCGATTTATTAATTATGGAGATATTGCAAACAAACGAAAAGTAACCGTGATTGGGGAAGGCGTTATTCGGGAATTATATGAACCGGGCGAAGAAGTTTTAGGCTCGTACATAAAAGTGCAAGGTGTAAATTTTTTAGTTGTAGGAATATATAAAAGCATTTCGAATATGGGAGGCGATGCAGAGGAAAGTCAAAAACAACTTTTTATGCCTTTTACCACCTTTCAGCAAGCATTTAATTATGGCGATGTAGTGGGATGGATGGCAATTACTGCCGATGATCAAACACCTATTACCGATATTAAAGCTACTATTTTTGACTTGTTGAAAAACCGCCACACCATTGATCCCGCCGATGAAAGAGCCATTGGACATTTTGATTTGTATCAAGAATTTAAAAAGATAAATGGGTTGTTTTCCATTTTAACAGCGGTTTCATACATTGTAGGAATTTTCATATTGGGTTCAGGCATTATTGGTATTGTAAACATTATGCTGATTATTGTAAAAGAACGCACCCAAGAAATTGGCATCCGCAGAGCATTAGGCGCCACACCTGCTGTAATTATCAAACAAATTCTTACCGAATCGGTAGTTTTATCGCTCATTGCTGGTATGGCAGGAATCATTTTTGCATCGGTGGTGCTGGCACTCATTAATTTAGGTTTAGAAAACGCACCAAACAGCGATCAAATACCAATTGTAAACCCAAGCGTACATTTAGGCGTAGTGGTAATTGCATTGTTAATATTAGTAGTTGCCGGACTTTTAGCAGGATTAATCCCAGCGATTACAGCCATTAAAGTAAAACCAATTGATGCATTAAGAACAGAGTAA
- a CDS encoding YchJ family protein — protein MNCPCCSSKLYAECCEPYHSKTKHAPTAEALMRSRYSAFTIPNGDYLINTTLPAKRKFHTKEELQQWGEINQWIKLVIVNIPTINQVEFKAYYIDQDQNEQVHHELSVFQKMNDRWYYVSGKFLNDN, from the coding sequence ATGAATTGTCCGTGCTGTTCCTCTAAACTATATGCAGAATGCTGTGAACCTTATCACAGTAAAACTAAACACGCACCCACTGCCGAAGCCTTAATGCGTTCGCGATATTCTGCATTTACCATTCCCAACGGCGACTATTTAATAAATACCACTTTGCCCGCAAAACGAAAGTTTCATACCAAAGAAGAATTGCAGCAATGGGGCGAAATCAATCAATGGATCAAGTTGGTAATTGTAAATATTCCTACCATAAATCAGGTGGAATTCAAGGCATATTATATCGATCAAGATCAAAACGAACAAGTACATCACGAATTATCGGTGTTTCAAAAAATGAACGATCGCTGGTATTATGTTTCGGGCAAATTCTTAAACGACAATTAA
- a CDS encoding ABC transporter ATP-binding protein, whose product MIEIKELHKSYQMGKNALHVLKGINFNVKEGEFVSIMGSSGSGKSTLLNIIGILDEADEGSYILDGVPIKNLNETIASQYRNQFLGFVFQSFNLINYKTALDNVALPLYYQGMARKERMERSMHYLEKVGLANWAKHLPNELSGGQKQRVAIARALASNPKVLLADEPTGALDTKTSYEVMDLIQQINDEGKTVLVVTHEPDIADMTKRIVFLKDGQIESDKIVNQVRASQYV is encoded by the coding sequence ATGATAGAAATTAAAGAGCTTCACAAATCCTACCAAATGGGTAAAAACGCATTACATGTTCTTAAAGGAATCAATTTTAATGTAAAAGAAGGTGAATTTGTTTCTATTATGGGAAGTTCGGGTTCGGGTAAATCAACACTGTTGAATATCATCGGAATTTTAGATGAAGCCGATGAAGGCTCATACATCTTAGACGGTGTGCCCATTAAAAACCTCAACGAAACCATTGCATCGCAATACCGCAATCAATTTTTAGGTTTTGTTTTTCAATCATTTAATTTAATTAATTACAAAACAGCATTGGATAATGTGGCTCTTCCTTTGTATTATCAAGGTATGGCCCGAAAAGAACGCATGGAGCGTTCTATGCATTATTTAGAGAAAGTGGGCTTGGCAAATTGGGCAAAACATTTACCCAATGAATTATCGGGCGGACAAAAACAACGTGTGGCAATTGCCCGTGCGTTGGCTTCCAACCCAAAAGTATTGCTTGCAGATGAGCCAACTGGGGCTTTAGACACCAAAACATCGTATGAAGTTATGGATTTGATCCAACAGATAAACGATGAAGGAAAAACCGTTTTGGTGGTAACCCACGAACCCGATATTGCCGATATGACCAAGCGGATTGTTTTTTTAAAAGACGGACAAATAGAATCTGATAAAATTGTTAACCAAGTAAGAGCATCGCAATATGTTTAG
- a CDS encoding ABC transporter permease — translation MFSIERWQEIFEGLAKNKLRTVLTGVSVASGIFILVILLGAGNGIQNGIQKQFEQDAVNRISVWAGVTQKEHKGLGVGRNVQLRNSDYEYTTRLFKDYIDRKSAVFSVWNGNIVYKEEAGNYRVEGVHPDYQFIENASITIGRFINQNDISNFEKNIIIGQKVASDLFKKGENPLGKELNVSGMIYKVVGVYTDPGGEREESRVFIPIATAQKAYSAGDSIRSMAFTLRKGADFDNAVAESQAFTNELSTFLKARHNIAPDDEGALVINNSLEQAKNIYIVTGGVKAFFWFVGICTIIAGVVGVGNIMLIIVKERTKEIGIRKALGASPFSIITMILHEAVFITVIAGFSGLIAGLLVWELIGPYVEADFFTRPEVDFNVAITTLIILIVAGAFAGFVPAYKAAKIRPIVALRGE, via the coding sequence ATGTTTAGTATTGAACGCTGGCAAGAAATATTCGAAGGATTAGCTAAAAACAAGCTGCGAACGGTGCTTACGGGCGTTTCTGTGGCTTCGGGTATTTTTATCCTCGTAATTTTGTTGGGTGCTGGAAATGGTATTCAAAACGGCATTCAAAAACAGTTTGAACAAGATGCTGTAAACCGAATCAGCGTTTGGGCGGGCGTAACTCAAAAAGAACACAAGGGTTTGGGCGTGGGCAGAAATGTGCAGCTTCGCAATTCCGATTATGAATATACCACCCGTTTATTTAAGGATTATATCGATAGAAAATCGGCTGTTTTTTCGGTTTGGAATGGAAACATTGTGTATAAAGAAGAAGCCGGAAACTATCGGGTAGAAGGGGTGCACCCTGATTATCAGTTTATCGAAAATGCGTCAATTACAATAGGGCGATTCATCAATCAAAACGATATTTCCAACTTTGAAAAAAATATCATCATTGGACAAAAAGTGGCATCGGATCTTTTTAAAAAAGGAGAAAATCCTTTGGGGAAAGAGCTCAATGTTTCGGGAATGATTTATAAAGTTGTTGGTGTTTATACCGATCCGGGCGGCGAACGCGAAGAAAGCCGCGTGTTTATCCCTATTGCTACTGCCCAAAAAGCTTATAGTGCCGGCGACAGTATTCGCAGCATGGCATTTACACTTAGAAAAGGTGCCGATTTTGATAACGCTGTAGCAGAATCACAAGCTTTTACCAATGAACTTAGCACGTTTTTAAAAGCGCGCCACAATATAGCACCCGACGATGAAGGTGCATTGGTGATAAACAATTCGTTAGAACAAGCCAAAAACATTTACATTGTTACCGGCGGGGTGAAAGCCTTTTTCTGGTTTGTGGGTATTTGTACCATCATTGCCGGTGTGGTTGGTGTGGGCAATATCATGCTGATTATTGTGAAGGAACGAACAAAAGAAATCGGAATTAGAAAAGCCTTGGGAGCTTCGCCATTTTCTATCATAACCATGATTTTGCACGAAGCGGTTTTTATCACCGTTATTGCTGGTTTTTCTGGATTAATAGCAGGTTTGTTGGTTTGGGAACTCATTGGCCCGTATGTAGAAGCCGACTTTTTTACCCGCCCAGAAGTGGATTTTAACGTAGCCATAACCACATTGATTATATTGATTGTTGCCGGAGCTTTTGCAGGGTTTGTTCCTGCATATAAAGCTGCAAAAATTAGACCTATTGTTGCATTAAGAGGAGAATAA